In the Klebsiella aerogenes KCTC 2190 genome, one interval contains:
- the ldtC gene encoding L,D-transpeptidase LdtC, whose product MINISRVSTWLTAFALAATLALPARANTWPLPPSGSRLVGQNQFHVVQDNGGSLEAIAKKYNVGFLALLQANPGVDPYVPRAGSVLTIPLQTLLPDAPREGLVLNIAELRLYYYPPGQNSVTVYPIGIGQLGGDTLTPTMVTTVSDKRANPTWTPTANIRARYKAMGIDLPAVVPAGPNNPMGHHAIRLAAYGGVYLLHGTNADFGIGMRVSSGCIRLRDADIKSLYNKITPGTRVNIINEPIKVSVEPNGTRLVEVHQPLSEHINDDPQTLPIVLNAGMKNFKQAPQTNQQVMEYAMELRSGMPVDVTRHQLPAEQAM is encoded by the coding sequence ATGATAAATATCTCGCGTGTTTCAACCTGGCTTACGGCATTCGCTCTCGCGGCGACGCTGGCCCTTCCCGCCCGCGCCAATACCTGGCCGTTACCGCCGAGCGGTAGCCGTCTGGTCGGGCAGAATCAGTTTCATGTAGTGCAGGATAACGGCGGATCGCTGGAAGCGATTGCCAAAAAATACAACGTTGGTTTTCTCGCGCTGCTGCAGGCTAATCCCGGGGTCGATCCTTATGTGCCGCGCGCCGGTAGCGTGCTGACCATCCCGCTGCAGACGCTGCTGCCTGACGCCCCCCGTGAAGGTCTGGTGCTCAATATCGCCGAGCTGCGCCTGTACTACTATCCACCTGGACAGAATAGCGTGACCGTTTATCCAATAGGTATCGGCCAGCTTGGCGGCGATACCCTGACCCCGACGATGGTCACTACCGTTTCCGATAAGCGCGCCAACCCCACCTGGACACCAACCGCCAACATCCGCGCGCGATATAAAGCGATGGGGATCGATTTGCCGGCTGTAGTCCCTGCCGGGCCGAATAACCCGATGGGACATCACGCGATTCGTCTCGCGGCCTACGGCGGCGTCTATCTACTGCACGGCACCAACGCCGATTTTGGTATCGGGATGCGCGTCAGTTCAGGCTGTATCCGCCTGCGCGATGCTGATATAAAGTCTCTGTATAACAAAATCACGCCGGGCACCAGGGTGAATATCATCAACGAACCTATCAAAGTTTCGGTAGAGCCAAACGGTACCCGTCTGGTGGAAGTCCACCAGCCGCTGTCCGAACATATCAATGACGATCCGCAGACGCTGCCAATCGTCCTGAATGCCGGCATGAAGAACTTTAAACAGGCACCGCAGACCAATCAGCAGGTGATGGAATACGCGATGGAGCTGCGCTCCGGAATGCCGGTCGATGTGACCCGCCATCAGCTTCCCGCTGAGCAAGCCATGTAG
- the bhsA gene encoding multiple stress resistance protein BhsA has translation MKNVQKLALAAVLSSLSFASFAAVEVQSTPAGQHKIGTVSASAGTNLGSLEEQLAQKADEMGATSYRITSVTGPNTLHGTAVIYK, from the coding sequence ATGAAAAACGTCCAAAAACTGGCACTTGCTGCCGTACTGAGCTCACTCTCATTCGCAAGTTTCGCCGCTGTTGAGGTGCAATCCACCCCAGCAGGTCAACATAAAATCGGTACCGTTTCCGCATCCGCCGGCACCAATCTGGGTTCGCTTGAAGAGCAGCTGGCGCAGAAAGCCGACGAGATGGGGGCGACCTCTTACCGTATTACCTCGGTAACCGGTCCTAATACCCTGCACGGTACCGCAGTTATCTATAAATAA